One Xenopus tropicalis strain Nigerian chromosome 8, UCB_Xtro_10.0, whole genome shotgun sequence genomic window carries:
- the dkc1 gene encoding H/ACA ribonucleoprotein complex subunit DKC1 isoform X3 — MADGEGSKKKAKKRRSQILGAEDVADIQHEGDFLIKPESKVAQLDTSQWPLLLKNFDKLNIRTAHYTPIPSGSNPLKREISEYIKTGFINLDKPANPSSHEVVAWIRRILRSEKTGHSGTLDPKVTGCLIVCIDRATRLVKSQQSAGKEYVGIVRLHNALENELQLSRALETLTGALFQRPPLIAAVKRQLRVRTIYESKLIEYDPERRLGIFWVSCEAGTYIRTLCVHIGLLLGVGGQMQELRRVRSGVLGEKDNLVTMHDVLDAQWQFDNNKDESYLRRVIFPLEKLLVSHKRLVMKDSAVNAICYGAKIMLPGLLRYEDGIELNQEIVVITTKGEAICIAVALMTTAVISTCDHGVVAKIKRVIMERDTYPRKWGLGPKASQKKMMIQKGLLDKHGKPNESTPSGWKQEYVDYSATPKIQQAADAPKRKHVSETDSDSAEPSTLKKKKEKA, encoded by the exons GATATTCAACATGAGGGAGACTTTCTAATCAAACCTGAATCTAAAGTGGCTCAGCTAGACACATCTCAATGGCCTTTACTTCTCAAG AACTTTGATAAATTAAACATCCGAACAGCTCATTACACTCCTATTCCATCTGGTTCCAACCCACTGAAAAGAGAGATTTCTGAATATATTAA AACAGGGTTTATTAACTTGGATAAACCTGCTAATCCTTCATCACATGAGGTTGTAGCATGGATAAGGCGTATTTTAAGATCGGAGAAAACTGGTCACAGTGGGACCCTGGATCCGAAAGTAACAGGCTGTTTGATTGTCTGCATTGATCGCGCAACACGACTTGTAAAGTCGCAACAGAGTGCAG GGAAAGAGTATGTGGGAATTGTACGGTTGCACAATGCGTTGGAGAACGAACTACAACTTTCACGG GCTTTGGAGACACTCACTGGTGCATTATTCCAGCGTCCACCTTTAATAGCTGCTGTTAAGAGGCAGTTGCGTGTAAGAACAATCTACGAGAGCAAACTAATAGAATATGACCCTGAACGTCGGCTAG GTATATTTTGGGTAAGCTGTGAGGCTGGTACATATATCCGGACTCTGTGTGTTCACATTGGCTTGCTGCTGGGGGTTGGAGGTCAAATGCAGGAGCTACGTCGTGTTCGCTCTGGTGTCCTAGGAGAGAAG GATAACCTTGTCACAATGCATGATGTTCTGGACGCGCAGTGGCAGTTTGATAACAATAAGGATGAAAGTTACTTACGCAGAGTCATCTTTCCACTAGAGAAACTTCTAGTGTCTCACAAAAGACTTGTCATGAAGGATAGTGCA GTCAATGCTATTTGTTACGGTGCAAAAATCATGCTGCCGGGGCTGCTCAGATATGAGGATGGGATAGAACTAAATCAAGAGATTGTGGTGATAACTACAAAAGGAGAAGCAATCTGTATTG CCGTAGCCCTTATGACAACTGCAGTGATATCTACATGTGATCATGGAGTTGTGGCAAAGATTAAACGTGTCATTATGGAGAGGGATACTTATCCACGCAAATGGGGACTTGGTCCTAAA GCTAGTCAGAAGAAGATGATGATTCAGAAAGGCTTGTTAGACAAGCATGGCAAACCTAATGAGAGCACACCTTCAGGTTGGAAGCAGGAATATGTTGATTACAG TGCTACACCAAAAATCCAGCAAGCAGCAGATGCTCCAAAG aggaagCATGTAAGTGAAACAGATAGCGATTCTGCAGAACCTTCTacactaaagaaaaaaaa agaAAAAGCTTGA
- the rbmx2 gene encoding RNA-binding motif protein, X-linked 2, which translates to MNPLTKVKLINELNAREASLGVKDSVSWHQDYKDSAWLFIGGLPYELSEGDIICVFSQYGEVVNINLVRDKSSGRSRGFCFLCFEDQRSTVLAVDNLNGIKVKGRTIRVDHVANYRPPKDAEDIDEITQSLREKGCGARTPSPVSSSQDEDEEPPRKKKDKKKKKDKSRRKEEEGGNSRHNKQERLDSPYDRSRTIEKFSRVGSESSRAMEENRGSHKKSNSKGDSHDKYKEQHKEKEERKEREQQMPRDKYREQQEQRSKDKTERGRR; encoded by the exons ATGAA TCCTTTAACTAAGGTGAAGCTGATTAATGAGCTAAATGCCCGTGAAGCAAGTTTGGGTGTCAAAGATTCTGTATCCTGGCACCAAGACTACAAAGACAGTGCATGGTTATTTATAG GAGGTCTTCCCTATGAGTTATCAGAAGGAGACATTATATGTGTGTTCTCACA GTATGGTGAGGTGGTAAATATTAATCTGGTCCGTGATAAATCTTCAGGCCGTTCCCGTGGCTTTTGCTTCTTGTGTTTTGAGGATCAGAGAAGCACTGTACTGGCCGTGGATAATCTTAATGGCATCAAG GTAAAGGGGCGCACAATCCGTGTAGATCATGTTGCCAATTATCGTCCTCCCAAGGATGCAGAAGACATTGATGAAATTACACAATCTCTTAGAGAAAAGGGATGTGGGGCACGAACGCCATCCCCAGTGTCATCCTCACAGGACGAAGACGAAGAGCCACCAAGGAAAAAGAAAG ataagaagaaaaaaaaagacaaaagcagGAGGAAAGAGGAAGAGGGTGGCAACAGCAGGCATAACAAACAAGAACGTTTGGATTCCCCTTATGACAGATCCAGGACAATTGAGAAGTTTTCCAGGGTGGGAAGTGAGAGCTCAAGGGCCATGGAAGAAAACCGTGGCTCTCACAAAAAGAGTAACAGCAAAGGTGATTCCCATGATAAGTACAAAGAACAGCACAAGGAAAAAGAGGAACGCAAAGAGCGAGAACAACAAATGCCAAGAGATAAGTACAGAGAGCAGCAAGAGCAAAGATCAAAAGACAagacagaaagaggcagaaggtaG
- the dkc1 gene encoding H/ACA ribonucleoprotein complex subunit DKC1 isoform X2, which produces MADGEGSKKKAKKRRSQILGAEDVADIQHEGDFLIKPESKVAQLDTSQWPLLLKNFDKLNIRTAHYTPIPSGSNPLKREISEYIKTGFINLDKPANPSSHEVVAWIRRILRSEKTGHSGTLDPKVTGCLIVCIDRATRLVKSQQSAGKEYVGIVRLHNALENELQLSRALETLTGALFQRPPLIAAVKRQLRVRTIYESKLIEYDPERRLGIFWVSCEAGTYIRTLCVHIGLLLGVGGQMQELRRVRSGVLGEKDNLVTMHDVLDAQWQFDNNKDESYLRRVIFPLEKLLVSHKRLVMKDSAVNAICYGAKIMLPGLLRYEDGIELNQEIVVITTKGEAICIAVALMTTAVISTCDHGVVAKIKRVIMERDTYPRKWGLGPKASQKKMMIQKGLLDKHGKPNESTPSGWKQEYVDYSATPKIQQAADAPKRKHVSETDSDSAEPSTLKKKKEEHVDNADSDAATPVKSSKKKKKKDKGGDTENETAAHSEKSKEMETAGSDEGETVLKTKKKKKKDKTEERESPAEETEQASESVKKKKKKKKETAD; this is translated from the exons GATATTCAACATGAGGGAGACTTTCTAATCAAACCTGAATCTAAAGTGGCTCAGCTAGACACATCTCAATGGCCTTTACTTCTCAAG AACTTTGATAAATTAAACATCCGAACAGCTCATTACACTCCTATTCCATCTGGTTCCAACCCACTGAAAAGAGAGATTTCTGAATATATTAA AACAGGGTTTATTAACTTGGATAAACCTGCTAATCCTTCATCACATGAGGTTGTAGCATGGATAAGGCGTATTTTAAGATCGGAGAAAACTGGTCACAGTGGGACCCTGGATCCGAAAGTAACAGGCTGTTTGATTGTCTGCATTGATCGCGCAACACGACTTGTAAAGTCGCAACAGAGTGCAG GGAAAGAGTATGTGGGAATTGTACGGTTGCACAATGCGTTGGAGAACGAACTACAACTTTCACGG GCTTTGGAGACACTCACTGGTGCATTATTCCAGCGTCCACCTTTAATAGCTGCTGTTAAGAGGCAGTTGCGTGTAAGAACAATCTACGAGAGCAAACTAATAGAATATGACCCTGAACGTCGGCTAG GTATATTTTGGGTAAGCTGTGAGGCTGGTACATATATCCGGACTCTGTGTGTTCACATTGGCTTGCTGCTGGGGGTTGGAGGTCAAATGCAGGAGCTACGTCGTGTTCGCTCTGGTGTCCTAGGAGAGAAG GATAACCTTGTCACAATGCATGATGTTCTGGACGCGCAGTGGCAGTTTGATAACAATAAGGATGAAAGTTACTTACGCAGAGTCATCTTTCCACTAGAGAAACTTCTAGTGTCTCACAAAAGACTTGTCATGAAGGATAGTGCA GTCAATGCTATTTGTTACGGTGCAAAAATCATGCTGCCGGGGCTGCTCAGATATGAGGATGGGATAGAACTAAATCAAGAGATTGTGGTGATAACTACAAAAGGAGAAGCAATCTGTATTG CCGTAGCCCTTATGACAACTGCAGTGATATCTACATGTGATCATGGAGTTGTGGCAAAGATTAAACGTGTCATTATGGAGAGGGATACTTATCCACGCAAATGGGGACTTGGTCCTAAA GCTAGTCAGAAGAAGATGATGATTCAGAAAGGCTTGTTAGACAAGCATGGCAAACCTAATGAGAGCACACCTTCAGGTTGGAAGCAGGAATATGTTGATTACAG TGCTACACCAAAAATCCAGCAAGCAGCAGATGCTCCAAAG aggaagCATGTAAGTGAAACAGATAGCGATTCTGCAGAACCTTCTacactaaagaaaaaaaag GAAGAACATGTAGATAATGCAGACAGTGATGCTGCAACTCCTGTCAAATCCagcaagaagaagaaaaaa AAGGACAAAGGTGGCGACACAGAGAATGAAACGGCTGCACACTCagaaaaaagcaaagaaatg GAGACTGCAGGTTCTGATGAGGGAGAGACCGTTCTAAaaacaaagaagaagaagaaaaaagacaaaactgAAGAAAGGGAATCTCCTGCAGAAGAGACTGAGCAG gcatctGAAAGtgtcaaaaagaagaaaaagaagaaaaaggaaactGCTGATTAG
- the dkc1 gene encoding H/ACA ribonucleoprotein complex subunit DKC1 isoform X1, translated as MADGEGSKKKAKKRRSQILGAEDVADIQHEGDFLIKPESKVAQLDTSQWPLLLKNFDKLNIRTAHYTPIPSGSNPLKREISEYIKTGFINLDKPANPSSHEVVAWIRRILRSEKTGHSGTLDPKVTGCLIVCIDRATRLVKSQQSAGKEYVGIVRLHNALENELQLSRALETLTGALFQRPPLIAAVKRQLRVRTIYESKLIEYDPERRLGIFWVSCEAGTYIRTLCVHIGLLLGVGGQMQELRRVRSGVLGEKDNLVTMHDVLDAQWQFDNNKDESYLRRVIFPLEKLLVSHKRLVMKDSAVNAICYGAKIMLPGLLRYEDGIELNQEIVVITTKGEAICIAVALMTTAVISTCDHGVVAKIKRVIMERDTYPRKWGLGPKASQKKMMIQKGLLDKHGKPNESTPSGWKQEYVDYSATPKIQQAADAPKRKHVSETDSDSAEPSTLKKKKKKLESEDKEEHVDNADSDAATPVKSSKKKKKKDKGGDTENETAAHSEKSKEMETAGSDEGETVLKTKKKKKKDKTEERESPAEETEQASESVKKKKKKKKETAD; from the exons GATATTCAACATGAGGGAGACTTTCTAATCAAACCTGAATCTAAAGTGGCTCAGCTAGACACATCTCAATGGCCTTTACTTCTCAAG AACTTTGATAAATTAAACATCCGAACAGCTCATTACACTCCTATTCCATCTGGTTCCAACCCACTGAAAAGAGAGATTTCTGAATATATTAA AACAGGGTTTATTAACTTGGATAAACCTGCTAATCCTTCATCACATGAGGTTGTAGCATGGATAAGGCGTATTTTAAGATCGGAGAAAACTGGTCACAGTGGGACCCTGGATCCGAAAGTAACAGGCTGTTTGATTGTCTGCATTGATCGCGCAACACGACTTGTAAAGTCGCAACAGAGTGCAG GGAAAGAGTATGTGGGAATTGTACGGTTGCACAATGCGTTGGAGAACGAACTACAACTTTCACGG GCTTTGGAGACACTCACTGGTGCATTATTCCAGCGTCCACCTTTAATAGCTGCTGTTAAGAGGCAGTTGCGTGTAAGAACAATCTACGAGAGCAAACTAATAGAATATGACCCTGAACGTCGGCTAG GTATATTTTGGGTAAGCTGTGAGGCTGGTACATATATCCGGACTCTGTGTGTTCACATTGGCTTGCTGCTGGGGGTTGGAGGTCAAATGCAGGAGCTACGTCGTGTTCGCTCTGGTGTCCTAGGAGAGAAG GATAACCTTGTCACAATGCATGATGTTCTGGACGCGCAGTGGCAGTTTGATAACAATAAGGATGAAAGTTACTTACGCAGAGTCATCTTTCCACTAGAGAAACTTCTAGTGTCTCACAAAAGACTTGTCATGAAGGATAGTGCA GTCAATGCTATTTGTTACGGTGCAAAAATCATGCTGCCGGGGCTGCTCAGATATGAGGATGGGATAGAACTAAATCAAGAGATTGTGGTGATAACTACAAAAGGAGAAGCAATCTGTATTG CCGTAGCCCTTATGACAACTGCAGTGATATCTACATGTGATCATGGAGTTGTGGCAAAGATTAAACGTGTCATTATGGAGAGGGATACTTATCCACGCAAATGGGGACTTGGTCCTAAA GCTAGTCAGAAGAAGATGATGATTCAGAAAGGCTTGTTAGACAAGCATGGCAAACCTAATGAGAGCACACCTTCAGGTTGGAAGCAGGAATATGTTGATTACAG TGCTACACCAAAAATCCAGCAAGCAGCAGATGCTCCAAAG aggaagCATGTAAGTGAAACAGATAGCGATTCTGCAGAACCTTCTacactaaagaaaaaaaag aAAAAGCTTGAAAGTGAAGACAAG GAAGAACATGTAGATAATGCAGACAGTGATGCTGCAACTCCTGTCAAATCCagcaagaagaagaaaaaa AAGGACAAAGGTGGCGACACAGAGAATGAAACGGCTGCACACTCagaaaaaagcaaagaaatg GAGACTGCAGGTTCTGATGAGGGAGAGACCGTTCTAAaaacaaagaagaagaagaaaaaagacaaaactgAAGAAAGGGAATCTCCTGCAGAAGAGACTGAGCAG gcatctGAAAGtgtcaaaaagaagaaaaagaagaaaaaggaaactGCTGATTAG